A window from Cydia amplana chromosome 12, ilCydAmpl1.1, whole genome shotgun sequence encodes these proteins:
- the LOC134652906 gene encoding NFX1-type zinc finger-containing protein 1-like translates to MRARQQKQNEACLGITNALVPTVPTFEQFILQQVKEKKRIVPFAKETNYPNASSLISRANQSLNRNEHPQRKRQQNTYVRDMSCNILAEIARSESVIILEKINRQKESFKKLIDSPPDDRNRDVFALVFELVTNVWKSSFEESKKLLLLEICNTKFIDNLQLYLMQLPYTESRRDKLFNKHYWTKEKEYWNNFMTFCECLINVSPSTAVRKCGALIEATSKSCLDGLKEKHDFELPEEYTTRMINIRDRLKKQAQIQKKKDTSATNEPFESFRELSVLPSGSELLERRPFLRPNVVEGAYADVEHYLDVQFRLLREDCFGPLREGIHQYIEDPKKRKYDHIRVYRNVKFLGPFFTKQQFGSLILLDQYTEKMFKKMNWKQSKRFLFGSLLLFTKDNCKSFLVGTILQRDEELLSKRILGVSIIDSTMESDLYNEDLYTMIECEVYFEPYHHVLKALQDPSFPEHLAMSKYIVDVQKVPENPAYLTRDTVYTLNKKKRRKITRTKRSPFRRFGKKYRSEFSSSSEDEDEWFYPDRGYIEEYKKEIKFKVLQDETWPSETELGLNNTQYEAYKLALTHEFAVIQGPPGTGKTFLGVKVAKTLIENSPYSDDECLMLVICYTNHALDQFLEALLPITDSIVRIGGRSQSQLLEKHNLSNFRRWACYDERADLEYCIHNLKNFYEACISPDILLNDTTVANYAKECEIVHRFYKGKVGKYDDALKHWLFGNVENVEIIPHLEDHVQNNAKEKLHENNDVDNDIYARDESGLDDGDIDEVLIKIDEDNSKLYGSLLISFSLPIAEEQKNMLMKKYHETLRFQHNLEGENQEEGTNNGDMAARITATLQDLQHKIFQLHSQINIFKDMTICQSRAPRINLANVKDLSTVSLIERWSYYYKWATIAKGYLKKQAKKREEVVKSSAEAYEEARMIADRSLLRGTRVIGMTTSAAARLRKLLVEVSPPIVIVEEAAEVLEAHIVTSLTKHCKHLILIGDHQQLRPSAAYLRLARHYQLEVSLFERMIRNGVHSRRLGVQHRMRPEIAALVSPHIYPDLQNHRSVEDFPPVRGVAHNLFFFSHNYMEQHEDENSSRTNTLEADFTLRLANYLMQQGYTPDEVTIVAAYSGQMFYMRRQRSLYDHLSDVKITVLDNYQGEESKIILLSLVRNNDNDSIGFLGTENRICVALSRAREGFFILGNIELLKRNSTLWTNIAQTLADNGSLGSSLKLKCPNHGQITEITSLEDFVKVPEGGCLLDCKYNLRCGHPCPRMCHAYDIAHDEIYCTRDCERKICEIEGHTCPSSCSEKCQPCKRYMDKQLPCGHTRAVPCHMAPDDPAVYCAETVTVSLPGCEHKATKPCSMRISDVDCEEKCEGGRLSCGHACIRRCHVNDDPDHENYKCEKPCPRAKEGCTANLEGDLGDHQCPLSCGEPCLPCDVQVNRKRSGCKHWKRGACCEDVNADPCREKCARSMPCGHHCKKLCFEKCGDCKQKVKKTIPDCNHEIQIECETEPTRELCKEKCERTMTCGHSCPANCRKPCDPAACMEATEHSSEAPCGHIVQLPCYVYQAKQAGSMLDAKLLSACTAPCGALLRCGHSCGGSCAGCLQGRLHRPCAARCHQLNICGHRCEEPCNQVCPPCRRKCEVRCPHSTCGKSCGAPCTPCTETCGRACEHSACRRACGAPCSRAPCSEACPLALACGHPCRGLCGEPCPPACRLCDPEGFPTDLLGDPYEDDAKLIQLQDCPHILDVDTLDTLMKGEDETIQIKTCPFCREPIINTYRYKDLVNKMLKNDINPIKEKVYGTEAQRSKKRVELYKKVKDLGETQKITKENVYWNTAYNALHHVIGGKNKDLSVLHLDMYHIYIDILADIGDYYTKYVAENLTELKTEMQDQVKMICEALVASKQKISQQQQVDIGQEMKRVNSIVQLAKILQLSKNTTNAEVLAIAKTAKEAVLTWSAYDEEKAVECLKKLEEVVKLSGIASMEERAMIVSAIGLKAGHWYKCPNGHFYCIGECGGAMQLSQCPECGAAIGGQRHTLTAGNQHAGEMDGSRFAAWSTHANNMANFQLN, encoded by the exons ATGCGCGCTAGACAGCAAAAACAGAATGAAG CTTGTCTCGGGATCACTAATGCACTTGTCCCTACTGTGCCAACGTTCGAGCAATTTATACTTCAGCAAGTTAAAGAAAAGAAGAGAATAGTACCATTCGCCAAAGAAACCAATTACCCAAATGCATCTAGCTTAATTAGCCGTGCTAACCAAAGCCTAAATCGTAATGAACATCCTCAAAGAAAACGCCAGCAAAACACCTATGTCCGGGACATGTCCTGCAACATTTTGGCAGAAATAGCCCGGTCTGAAAGTGTTATTATACTAGAGAAGATTAATCGTCAAAAGGAAAGTTTCAAGAAACTTATCGATTCACCGCCTGATGATCGAAATCGAGACGTATTCGCTTTAGTGTTTGAACTGGTTACAAACGTATGGAAATCTTCTTTCGAAGAGTCAAAGAAACTGCTGCTTTTGGAAATATGCAACACTAAATTCATTGATAATTTACAATTGTACTTAATGCAATTGCCTTACACAGAAAGCCGTAGAGATAAACTTTTTAACAAACATTACTGGACTAAGGAAAAAGAATATTGGAACAACTTTATGACCTTTTGTGAGTGTCTCATAAATGTGTCGCCGTCAACTGCTGTTAGAAAATGCGGAGCTCTGATCGAAGCTACTAGCAAGAGTTGCCTTGATGGTTTAAAAGAAAAGCATGACTTTGAGTTACCAGAAGAATATACTACTAGAATGATCAATATACGGGACAGACTGAAAAAACAG GCACAAATTCAGAAAAAAAAGGATACCAGCGCTACAAACGAACCGTTTGAGAGTTTCCGTGAGCTGAGCGTGCTGCCCTCGGGCTCGGAGCTGCTGGAGCGGCGGCCGTTCCTGCGGCCCAACGTCGTGGAGGGCGCGTACGCGGACGTGGAGCACTACCTGGACGTGCAATTCCGGCTGCTGCGCGAGGACTGCTTCGGACCGCTCAGGGAAGGGATAC ATCAATATATCGAGGACccgaagaaaagaaaatatgacCACATTCG AGTATACCGAAATGTGAAATTTTTGGGACCATTTTTCACAAAACAACAATTTGGATCTCTCATATTACTGGATCAATACACTGAAAAGATGTTCAAGAAGATGAATTGGAAGCAAAGCAAGAGATTTTTATTTGGATCTCTCCTGTTGTTCACAAAGGATAATTGCAAGAGCTTTCTTGTTGGAACTATTTTGCAACGCGACGAAGAACTTTTAAGCAAAAGAATT CTCGGTGTTAGCATAATTGATTCCACAATGGAGTCCGACTTGTACAATGAAGACTTGTACACCATGATAGAATGCGAAGTTTACTTTGAGCCGTACCACCACGTGCTAAAGGCACTTCAGGACCCCAGCTTTCCTGAGCACCTGGCGATGAGCAAATACATTGTCGACGTGCAG AAAGTGCCCGAAAATCCAGCGTACCTCACTCGGGATACCGTATAtactttaaacaaaaaaaaacgtcgGAAGATTACTCGTACTAAACGGAGTCCTTTCAGACGTTTCGGAAAAAAATATCGATCCGAGTTTTCATCTTCATCTGAAGATGAAGATGAATGGTTCTACCCAGACAGAGGATATATAGAAGAGTATAAAAAGGAAATAAAATTCAAAGTCCTTCAGGATGAAACTTGGCCATCTGAGACAGAGCTGGGCTTGAATAACACCCAATATGAAGCGTACAAACTCGCCCTCACCCATGAGTTCGCCGTGATCCAAGGCCCGCCAGGCACTGGCAAAACATTCCTCGGGGTCAAAGTTGCTAAGACTCTAATTGAAAATTCCCCATATTCCGATGATGAATGTTTAATGCTTGTCATATGCTACACAAATCACGCATTGGATCAATTTTTAGAGGCTTTGTTGCCTATTACAGATTCTATTGTTCGCATCGGTGGAAGATCACAGAGCCAGCTCTTGGAAAAGCATAACCTAAGTAATTTCAGACGATGGGCTTGCTACGATGAAAGAGCCGATCTCGAGTATTGTATTCACAACCTAAAAAACTTTTACGAAGCTTGTATATCTCCTGACATTTTATTAAACGACACTACTGTTGCTAATTACGCCAAAGAGTGTGAAATCGTTCATAGATTTTACAAAGGAAAAGTAGGAAAATACGATGATGCTTTGAAACATTGGCTGTTCGGAAACGTAGAAAATGTTGAAATTATTCCACATTTAGAAGATCATGTTCAAAATAACGCAAAAGAAAAGTTACATGAAAATAACGATGTGGATAACGATATCTACGCCAGGGATGAATCGGGCTTAGATGATGGTGACATTGATGAAGTCTTGATAAAGATTGATGAAGACAATAGTAAATTGTATGGGAGTTTATTAATATCTTTCTCATTGCCAATAGCAGAAGAGCAGAAGAACATGCTCATGAAAAAGTACCACGAAACTTTACGGTTTCAGCACAACTTAGAAGGGGAGAACCAGGAAGAGGGCACGAATAATGGTGACATGGCAGCACGAATTACGGCCACATTGCAAGATTTACAACATAAGATATTTCAACTGCACTCGCAGATAAATATTTTCAAG GATATGACGATATGCCAGTCGCGTGCACCCAGAATAAACCTCGCAAATGTGAAGGATTTATCTACAGTTTCACTTATAGAACGTTGGTCATATTACTATAAATGGGCCACCATCGCCAAGGGTTACCTGAAGAAACAGGCCAAAAAAAGAGAG GAGGTGGTCAAATCTTCTGCAGAAGCTTACGAAGAAGCTCGAATGATAGCTGACCGTTCACTTTTAAGAGGGACTCGGGTTATTGGTATGACCACAAGCGCAGCGGCGAGATTGCGAAAATTACTGGTTGAAGTGTCACCACCAATAG TGATCGTGGAAGAAGCAGCGGAGGTTTTAGAAGCACACATAGTCACGTCTCTCACGAAACATTGCAAGCACTTGATTCTAATTG GGGACCACCAGCAGCTGCGGCCGTCGGCGGCGTACCTGCGTCTGGCGCGGCACTACCAGCTGGAGGTGTCGCTGTTCGAGCGCATGATCCGCAACGGCGTGCACAGCCGCCGGCTCGGCGTGCAGCACCGCATGCGGCCCGAGATCGCGGCGCTCGTCTCGCCGCACATCTACCCCGACTTGCAGAACCACCGCTCCGTCGAGGACTTCCCGCCCGTGCGTGGCGTCGCGCACAATCTATTCTTCTTTTCGCACAACTATATGGAACAG cACGAAGATGAGAACTCTAGTCGCACTAACACCCTGGAAGCAGACTTTACGCTCCGTCTGGCAAATTATTTGATGCAGCAAGGATACACGCCTGATGAAGTTACTATTGTAGCTGCCTATTCTGGCCAGATGTTTTACATGCGAAGA CAACGGTCACTGTACGATCATCTGTCAGACGTGAAGATCACAGTCCTGGACAACTACCAGGGCGAGGAGTCGAAGATAATCCTGCTGTCGCTGGTGCGCAACAACGACAACGACAGCATCGGCTTCCTGGGCACCGAGAACAGGATCTGCGTCGCCTTGTCCAGGGCCAGGGAAG GCTTCTTTATACTTGGCAACATCGAGTTGCTGAAGAGGAATTCCACTCTTTGGACCAATATAGCTCAGACTCTGGCAGATAACGGATCGTTGGGGTCAAGTTTGAAACTCAAATGCCCGAACCACGGACAAATAACTGAG ATTACATCGCTGGAAGATTTTGTAAAGGTGCCCGAAGGCGGCTGCCTACTGGACTGTAAATACAACCTGCGGTGCGGCCATCCTTGTCCGCGAATGTGCCATGCCTACGATATAGCTCATGACGAGATATATTGTACTAGAGACTGCGAaag GAAAATCTGTGAAATCGAAGGCCACACGTGCCCATCCAGCTGCAGTGAAAAATGTCAGCCATGCAAGCGTTACATGGACAAGCAGCTACCGTGCGGGCACACCAGAGCCGTGCCGTGCCATATGGCACCAGACGACCCGGCCGTCTACTGCGCGGAAACGGTTACGGTCTCGCTGCCTGGCTGTGAACATAAG GCAACCAAACCATGTTCTATGAGGATATCGGACGTAGATTGTGAAGAAAAGTGTGAGGGCGGACGGCTCAGCTGCGGCCACGCCTGCATCCGTAGATGCCACGTGAACGACGATCCTGATCACGAAAAT TACAAATGCGAAAAACCTTGCCCGAGAGCGAAGGAAGGCTGCACAGCAAATTTGGAAGGCGATCTTGGTGATCACCAATGTCCACTATCGTGTGGTGAACCTTGCCTTCCATGTGATGTTCAG GTTAACAGGAAGAGGTCTGGTTGCAAACATTGGAAACGAGGGGCCTGCTGCGAAGATGTGAATGCAGATCCTTGTCGCGAGAAGTGCGCGCGTTCGATGCCCTGCGGCCACCACTGCAAGAAGCTGTGCTTCGAGAAATGCGGGGATTGCAAGCAAAAG gtGAAGAAAACGATACCCGACTGCAATCATGAGATACAGATCGAGTGCGAAACAGAGCCGACTCGCGAACTTTGCAAAGAGAAATGTGAACGCACCATGACTTGCGGTCACTCGTGCCCGGCGAACTGCCGCAAGCCGTGTGACCCGGCCGCGTGCATGGAGGCCACGGAGCATAGCTCCGAGGCGCCTTGCGGTCACATCGTCCAGCTGCCGTGTTATGTGTATCAAGCTAAGCAAGCAG GGTCTATGCTGGATGCGAAGCTACTCTCTGCGTGCACGGCGCCGTGTGGCGCGCTGCTCCGCTGCGGGCACTCGTGCGGCGGCTCGTGCGCCGGCTGTCTCCAGGGCCGCCTGCACCGGCCCTGCGCCGCGCGCTGCCACCAGCTCAACATCTGCGGACACAG GTGCGAGGAGCCGTGCAACCAGGTGTGCCCGCCGTGCCGCCGCAAGTGCGAGGTCAGGTGTCCGCATTCAACATGCGGCAAGTCGTGCGGCGCACCCTGCACGCCTTGCACG GAAACATGCGGACGGGCGTGCGAGCATTCCGCGTGTAGACGCGCATGCGGCGCGCCGTGCTCGCGCGCACCTTGCTCCGAGGCGTGCCCGCTCGCGCTGGCGTGCGGGCACCCGTGCCGCGGGCTCTGCGGCGAGCCCTGCCCGCCGGCCTGCCGCCTCTGCGACCCCGAGGGCTTCCCCACCGACCTGCTTGGCGACCCCTACGAAGATGACGCCAA GCTAATTCAGCTACAGGACTGTCCTCACATCTTGGACGTTGACACGTTGGATACTTTAATGAAGGGCGAGGAtgaaaccattcaaattaagaCATGTCCGTTTTGTCGCGAACCTATTATCAATACATACCGATACAAAGACCTGGtaaataaaatgctaaaaaacgacATCAACCCCATAAAAGAGAAGGTTTATGGAACGGAAGCGCAAAGGTCAAAAAAGCGAGTCGAGCTTTATAAGAAAGTTAAAGATCTAGGAGAAACTCAAAAAATAACCAAag AAAACGTGTATTGGAACACTGCGTATAATGCCTTACATCATGTTATTGGAGGCAAAAATAAAGATCTCTCTGTTCTACATCTCGACATGTACCACATCTACATCGACATACTCGCTGATATTGGGGACTATTACACCAAATACGTTGCCGAAAATTTAACTGAACTAAAAACTGAAATGCAAGACCAGGTAAAAATGATCTGTGAAGCTCTGGTCGCGAGTAAACAGAAGATAAGCCAACAGCAGCAGGTAGACATCGGACAAGAGATGAAGCGTGTGAATTCCATCGTTCAGCTGGCTAAGATTCTTCAATTGAGCAAGAATACAACCAATGCCGAGGTGCTGGCGATAGCTAAAACTGCTAAAGAAGCTGTTTTGACCTGGAGTGCGTATGACGAAGAAAAAGCTGTGGAATGTCTGAAGAAGCTTGAGGAAGTTGTTAAATTATCGGGCATAGCTAGCATGGAGGAGCGCGCGATGATAGTGAGCGCGATAGGTTTGAAGGCGGGGCACTGGTACAAGTGTCCCAACGGGCACTTCTACTGTATCGGCGAGTGCGGCGGCGCCATGCAGCTGTCCCAGTGTCCGGAGTGTGGCGCGGCGATCGGCGGGCAGCGCCACACGCTGACCGCGGGCAATCAACACGCCGGCGAAATGGACGGCTCGCGCTTCGCCGCTTGGTCTACGCATGCCAATAACATGGCcaattttcaattaaattag